From Primulina eburnea isolate SZY01 unplaced genomic scaffold, ASM2296580v1 ctg594_ERROPOS2624828+, whole genome shotgun sequence, a single genomic window includes:
- the LOC140821503 gene encoding uncharacterized protein yields MQMIVVFVFRADTTQNYRKLQLCFDNERNATFSSFASGKLRNIRLNQSDETCVADQQNHIVKISQFSQNVDDEEGKKPVILTVEKISADATPTSLAGNKILTNARDLSLIRDSSILYDSYAHPFQECRVMQENKAKTTMSKRHASEMDDLTCSFLRFIDNNRPPEIDWIGEGSEDKDSEAMRLVSTGKKQENSDTSVENCIPGLHDDVAGVIGQRLFWKARQTIVHQQKIFAVQIFELHRLVKESMPVFN; encoded by the exons ATGCAAATGATCGTAGTGTTTGTCTTTCGAGCAGATACGACACAAAATTATCGCAAACTTCAATTATGCTTTGATAATGAAAGAAATGCTACCTTTAGTTCGTTTGCTTCTGGGAAACTCCGTAATATTCGGTTGAACCAGTCAGATGAGACATGTGTGGCAGATCAACAAAATCACATTGTAAAAATCAGTCAATTTTCTCAAAATGTTGACGATGAAGAGGGAAAAAAACCCGTGATATTAACAGTTGAGAAAATTTCAGCAGATGCAACTCCAACCTCTCTTGCTGGAAATAAAATCTTAACCAACGCTAGAGACCTTAGCTTGATCCGTGATTCTAGCATATTATATGATTCTTATGCACATCCATTTCAAGAATGTAGAGTTATGCAAGAGAACAAGGCTAAAACAACGATGAGTAAAAGGCATGCATCTGAGATGGATGATTTGACATGTTCCTTTTTGCGATTTATTGACAACAATAGGCCACCTGAAATCGACTGGATTGGGGAGGGTTCTGAAGACAAGGATTCTGAAGCAATGCGATTAGTAAGTACTGGCAAGAAGCAAGAAAATTCAGACACTTCTGTGGAAAACTGTATACCTGGTCTGCATGATGACGTAGCAGGAGTGATTGGTCAGAGATTGTTCTGGAAAGCAAGGCAAACAATTGTCCA TCAGCAAAAGATATTTGCGgttcagatatttgagttgcacagaCTGGTAAAGGAAAGTATGCCTGTATTCAACTGA